A genomic region of Desulfosarcina ovata subsp. ovata contains the following coding sequences:
- the tnpC gene encoding IS66 family transposase: protein MKPDRPISDADWQATAEPVRQYIVSLEDELRAIKTQNDKLEKNNEKLEKQKRQNSTNSSKPPSSDPPYNKPKREKPKGERKPGGQKGHPGHGQMLLTPNNTQNVMPECCGCGLHSSDWDNLRPFHTHQHIELPEIEMDITHFVLHQGQCPGCGKIVKAQVPEAFSTGYGPRFCAFIAELSGIKAMSRRNVQQLVHSVFDIKIATGTIQKVIDRASEAIASTYERIGQVARSSECNFIDETSWFKKHNLQWLWVMVNTMVAFFRIDPKRSKQAFLELIADWKGILISDGYRLYCKWVHGRQTCLAHLIRKAKALIESRKLNERRGGKLILAHLNTLIEFSKNKPPPLKWERFYNSLLLILSLFEDDTDGAGRLARQIIREIDALWTFLEHDGVEPTNNRAERSLRFGVLWRKCSLGTQSDKGNRWVERILSVKETCRLRDKATFPFIVECLECYFAGISVDVSWI from the coding sequence ATGAAGCCCGATAGACCCATTTCAGATGCCGATTGGCAAGCTACTGCTGAACCGGTACGCCAGTACATCGTTTCTTTGGAAGATGAGCTGCGGGCGATTAAAACTCAAAACGACAAGCTGGAGAAAAACAACGAGAAGCTTGAAAAGCAAAAACGCCAAAACTCGACCAACTCCAGCAAACCGCCCTCATCCGATCCGCCCTATAACAAACCCAAACGCGAAAAGCCCAAAGGCGAACGCAAGCCGGGCGGACAAAAAGGACACCCGGGGCATGGGCAAATGCTGCTAACGCCCAACAATACTCAAAATGTGATGCCCGAGTGCTGCGGTTGCGGTCTCCATTCATCGGATTGGGATAATCTGCGACCCTTTCATACTCACCAACATATCGAATTGCCTGAAATCGAGATGGACATCACCCATTTTGTTCTGCACCAAGGTCAATGCCCTGGGTGCGGCAAGATTGTCAAAGCACAGGTTCCGGAGGCGTTTAGCACCGGCTACGGCCCGCGGTTTTGTGCGTTTATCGCCGAACTGAGTGGTATCAAGGCCATGAGTCGGAGAAATGTGCAGCAACTGGTCCACTCCGTGTTTGATATCAAAATCGCCACCGGCACGATCCAAAAGGTTATCGACCGCGCTTCCGAGGCCATTGCCTCCACCTATGAGCGTATCGGCCAGGTGGCCCGCAGCAGTGAGTGCAACTTCATCGATGAAACCAGTTGGTTTAAAAAGCACAATCTGCAATGGCTCTGGGTAATGGTCAATACGATGGTGGCCTTTTTCCGCATCGATCCGAAAAGATCCAAACAGGCCTTTCTCGAACTGATCGCCGACTGGAAAGGCATCTTGATCAGCGATGGTTATCGCCTTTATTGCAAATGGGTCCATGGCCGGCAAACCTGCCTGGCCCATTTGATCCGAAAGGCCAAGGCGTTAATCGAGAGTAGAAAACTCAACGAAAGGCGAGGCGGCAAGTTAATCTTGGCACATTTGAATACCCTGATCGAATTTTCAAAAAACAAACCGCCACCTTTAAAATGGGAGCGTTTTTATAACTCCTTGTTGCTCATCCTCAGCCTTTTTGAAGACGACACCGACGGTGCCGGTCGCCTGGCCAGGCAAATAATACGAGAAATTGACGCATTGTGGACCTTTCTCGAACATGATGGCGTCGAACCCACCAACAACCGTGCCGAACGCTCTCTGCGCTTTGGCGTGCTATGGCGCAAATGTAGTCTGGGAACGCAAAGCGACAAAGGCAACCGCTGGGTCGAACGAATCTTGTCTGTAAAAGAAACCTGCCGACTGAGAGATAAAGCCACATTTCCGTTTATAGTCGAATGCCTGGAATGTTACTTTGCAGGCATCTCTGTTGATGTGAGTTGGATCTAA
- a CDS encoding IS110 family transposase produces the protein MKKIVKYVGLDVHKDSITIAIADEGRDGNVRVYGKISNDLGQIDNVMRKLISQNAELHCVYEAGPCGYPIYRHLTSKGIDCVVVAPALIPKKTGDRVKNDRRDATHLATLHRSGELTPVYVPDQADEALRDLVRARKDIQISLRKVKQQINAFLLRQGINYPGKSKWSKAHLNWLADLKMPHPAQHIALTEYLDAMGDHEARVKRIEKAIEQCCQTSRLLPVIEALQALRGISLLSAVTVVAELGDLSRFDTPAQLMAYLGLIPSEHSSGGTIKKGPITKTGNTHARRTLIESAQAYRMPARKSKAIRKRQEGLPDDVLDIAWNAQLRLCHRYRRLIAKGKNHNVVITAIARELAGFIWAIARAVPIVAAER, from the coding sequence GTGAAAAAGATTGTAAAGTATGTTGGTTTGGATGTCCACAAAGATTCGATTACCATTGCTATCGCCGATGAAGGACGTGACGGAAACGTTCGAGTGTATGGAAAAATCAGCAACGACCTGGGGCAGATTGATAACGTCATGCGAAAACTGATTTCACAAAACGCCGAATTGCATTGTGTTTATGAAGCAGGTCCATGCGGATATCCAATCTACAGGCATTTAACAAGCAAGGGAATCGATTGCGTTGTCGTTGCTCCGGCGCTGATCCCCAAAAAAACCGGTGATCGGGTTAAAAACGATCGCCGAGATGCAACCCACCTGGCGACGCTCCACCGTTCCGGAGAACTGACGCCGGTGTATGTCCCCGATCAGGCCGATGAAGCACTTCGTGACCTGGTACGTGCACGAAAAGACATCCAAATATCGCTCCGCAAAGTCAAACAACAGATCAATGCCTTTTTATTGCGACAAGGGATCAATTATCCAGGTAAAAGCAAATGGAGTAAAGCGCATTTAAATTGGCTGGCGGATCTGAAGATGCCGCATCCGGCCCAGCACATTGCCCTTACCGAATACCTGGACGCCATGGGAGACCATGAGGCCCGCGTTAAGCGCATCGAAAAAGCGATTGAGCAATGTTGCCAAACCAGTCGATTGCTTCCGGTTATCGAGGCTCTGCAAGCGCTCAGGGGGATTTCTTTGCTCAGCGCGGTGACCGTCGTCGCTGAACTGGGGGATCTGAGCCGTTTCGATACGCCGGCACAGCTGATGGCCTATTTGGGTCTGATCCCATCGGAGCATTCAAGCGGTGGCACCATCAAAAAAGGCCCCATTACCAAAACCGGCAATACCCATGCCCGCAGGACGTTGATCGAATCGGCTCAGGCCTATCGTATGCCGGCCCGGAAAAGTAAGGCGATCCGTAAACGCCAGGAAGGCTTGCCGGACGATGTTTTGGATATTGCCTGGAATGCACAGCTACGACTATGCCACCGCTACCGCAGGTTGATTGCAAAGGGCAAAAACCATAACGTGGTCATCACCGCGATTGCACGCGAGTTGGCCGGTTTCATCTGGGCCATTGCCCGGGCTGTTCCAATCGTGGCCGCTGAAAGATGA
- a CDS encoding TOTE conflict system archaeo-eukaryotic primase domain-containing protein, which translates to MSGKKYYDALPGANDLTWRMDHKELLKKYTVLLEEVERLTKENSRLKAQLELLTSETSGKAPEEIKNVEKKACDKSITNNFKTDVDNQSDSNVKIYLFMSLFKGRSDVYAKRWESKNKGTSGYSPVCLNQWQAGMCKKPKISCSKCENKDYAALDENAIENHLRGNIVVGVYPMLQDETCHFLAVDFDETDWQSDISVFRDVCIELTIPVAVERSRSGNGGHIWFFFETPVSAALARKFGTILLTTAMNKRHAIQFKSYDRLFPSQDTMPKGGLGNLIALPLQKTAREKSNSEFIDEHFQSYADQWAFLSTIQRISQGRLEEVLSELGEVHELGVLKQDEEDGSEKPWEPPKTKIDLQRDDFPKCIEIVRANMLFIPKAGVSQKAMNRLKRLASFKNPMFYKQQAMRLPTYGHPRVISCADETNAYLCLPRGCETELVSELEELGIEIRICDKRISGRRIDVEFNGQLRDEQSLALNHLLQNDTGILSGTTAFGKTIVAIKLIAEKKVNTLILVDKVSLLSQWKERLSEFLVVNEPLPEQPATQAKKRGRKKKVSVIGQLGSGKNSLSGIVDIAVMQSLSRKGEVKECVKNYGMIIADECHHASAFTYEQILKTTNAKYIYGLTATPTRKDGHHPILFMHCGPIRYRDNPKKQAENRPFEHYIVPRFTSLRVPLDIDEQEVSIQQLYTEIMESDFRNQQIIDDVLNNYHQGRNCIVLTLRTAHVEWLAKRLKEKVPNVIALTGGMGRKATREIFQGIADIPADRNIILVATGHFIGEGFDEPRLDTLFLAMPISWKGTLQQYAGRLHRLYETKKKVKIYDYVDIQVKMLEKMYQKRLNGYASMGYKAKGEELNDTPLDIIFDKDNFLPVFNQDINAAKRELLIVSPFVRKMRTLQMTKHLKVAFDKKVRVLIVTRPKEDFKPRDHVSIQKTLDLLTDCKASVVFKSNIHQKFAVMDQRIVWYGSINLLSYGSAQESIMRIESSNIANELMKSIDRE; encoded by the coding sequence ATGTCGGGTAAAAAATATTATGATGCCTTACCTGGAGCCAACGATTTGACTTGGCGGATGGACCATAAGGAATTGCTGAAGAAATATACTGTCTTATTGGAAGAGGTAGAACGATTAACAAAAGAAAATAGCCGCTTGAAAGCTCAACTGGAGCTGCTGACGTCCGAGACCTCCGGGAAGGCTCCTGAAGAAATAAAAAACGTTGAGAAAAAGGCTTGCGACAAATCCATTACGAATAATTTCAAAACAGATGTTGATAATCAGTCGGACTCCAACGTCAAGATTTATCTTTTTATGTCGCTTTTCAAAGGCCGCAGTGATGTTTATGCGAAGCGATGGGAAAGCAAAAACAAAGGCACATCCGGCTATTCACCGGTTTGCCTGAACCAATGGCAGGCAGGAATGTGCAAAAAGCCAAAAATTTCCTGTTCAAAATGTGAAAACAAAGATTATGCGGCCCTGGATGAAAATGCCATTGAAAATCATCTAAGAGGGAACATCGTTGTTGGCGTCTATCCAATGCTACAGGATGAAACATGCCACTTTTTGGCCGTTGATTTTGACGAAACAGACTGGCAAAGTGATATTTCCGTTTTCAGAGATGTCTGTATTGAACTCACTATTCCCGTTGCCGTTGAGCGGTCGCGTTCCGGCAACGGCGGGCATATCTGGTTTTTCTTTGAAACCCCGGTTTCCGCTGCCTTGGCACGTAAATTTGGCACGATCCTGCTTACCACCGCCATGAACAAAAGGCATGCAATACAATTCAAGTCCTATGATCGACTGTTTCCCAGTCAGGATACCATGCCCAAAGGGGGATTGGGTAATCTGATTGCATTGCCGTTACAAAAAACGGCAAGAGAGAAGTCCAATAGTGAATTTATCGATGAGCATTTCCAATCCTATGCGGACCAATGGGCATTTCTATCCACAATCCAAAGAATATCTCAAGGCCGACTTGAAGAGGTTCTTTCCGAGCTTGGCGAAGTTCATGAACTGGGTGTCTTGAAACAGGATGAAGAAGATGGTTCTGAAAAACCATGGGAACCCCCGAAAACCAAAATCGATTTGCAGAGAGATGATTTCCCGAAGTGCATCGAAATCGTCAGAGCAAATATGCTGTTTATCCCAAAAGCGGGTGTCTCCCAAAAAGCGATGAATCGGTTAAAACGGCTCGCGTCCTTTAAAAACCCGATGTTTTACAAACAGCAAGCCATGCGTTTACCGACCTATGGGCATCCACGCGTCATCTCCTGTGCAGATGAAACAAATGCGTACCTGTGTTTGCCAAGAGGATGCGAGACTGAGTTGGTCTCCGAACTGGAAGAATTGGGAATTGAAATTCGGATTTGCGATAAAAGAATTAGTGGGAGAAGGATTGATGTGGAATTCAATGGCCAGCTCCGAGATGAACAATCCTTGGCCCTCAATCACCTGTTGCAGAACGATACCGGAATCCTTTCAGGCACGACAGCATTTGGGAAAACAATTGTGGCGATTAAGCTGATTGCCGAGAAAAAAGTGAATACGCTGATCTTGGTTGATAAGGTCAGCCTATTGTCGCAGTGGAAAGAACGGTTGTCGGAATTCCTGGTTGTGAATGAGCCGTTGCCGGAGCAGCCCGCCACCCAAGCCAAGAAAAGAGGGCGGAAAAAGAAAGTAAGCGTGATCGGCCAATTGGGCTCCGGGAAAAATTCTCTAAGCGGCATTGTTGATATTGCCGTGATGCAATCGCTCAGCCGAAAAGGTGAGGTTAAGGAATGCGTGAAAAATTACGGAATGATCATTGCCGACGAGTGCCACCATGCATCGGCATTCACCTATGAACAAATCTTGAAAACCACCAATGCCAAATACATTTACGGCCTGACGGCAACGCCAACACGAAAAGATGGGCATCATCCGATTCTGTTCATGCATTGCGGCCCCATTCGATATCGGGACAATCCCAAAAAGCAGGCGGAAAACAGGCCGTTTGAGCATTACATCGTTCCCCGTTTCACATCATTGCGGGTTCCGCTGGATATAGACGAACAAGAAGTATCCATCCAGCAATTATATACCGAAATCATGGAAAGCGATTTTCGCAATCAGCAGATTATTGACGATGTGCTGAACAACTATCATCAGGGCAGGAACTGCATTGTACTGACCCTCAGAACCGCCCATGTTGAATGGCTTGCCAAAAGACTGAAGGAAAAAGTACCGAATGTTATCGCTCTGACGGGCGGAATGGGGAGAAAAGCCACTCGGGAAATCTTTCAAGGCATTGCTGACATTCCTGCCGACAGGAATATCATCCTGGTGGCTACCGGTCATTTTATCGGAGAAGGTTTTGACGAACCACGTCTCGACACTCTTTTTTTAGCCATGCCGATATCATGGAAAGGTACCTTGCAGCAATATGCCGGGCGACTCCACCGATTGTACGAGACAAAAAAAAAGGTCAAAATTTACGATTATGTGGATATCCAGGTAAAGATGCTGGAAAAGATGTATCAAAAGCGCCTCAATGGCTACGCTTCCATGGGATACAAGGCCAAAGGCGAGGAGCTGAATGACACACCTTTGGATATTATCTTTGATAAAGATAATTTTCTGCCTGTTTTCAATCAGGATATCAACGCCGCAAAGAGAGAGCTTCTAATTGTAAGTCCGTTCGTCAGAAAAATGCGCACGCTTCAAATGACAAAACACTTGAAAGTGGCATTTGACAAGAAGGTTCGTGTTTTAATCGTTACCCGTCCTAAAGAAGATTTTAAACCGAGAGATCACGTCTCCATCCAAAAGACATTGGACCTGTTGACAGATTGCAAAGCCAGTGTCGTTTTCAAATCCAATATCCACCAAAAATTTGCAGTTATGGATCAAAGAATCGTGTGGTACGGCAGTATCAATCTGTTGAGCTATGGGAGCGCACAGGAAAGCATCATGCGCATCGAAAGTTCCAATATCGCAAATGAATTGATGAAGAGCATCGATAGGGAGTGA
- a CDS encoding type I restriction endonuclease subunit R has protein sequence MNEYTEDTLVQQTTAEYLEQELGWRSVYAYNTEDLGPDSLLGRESDREVVLTRILREKLIDFNPNLPESAYDDAVRQLTATVATQTLAATNREKYGLVRDGVQVVFRNDRGERERRRLKIFDFNEPANNDFLCVRELWVKGDLYRRRADIVGFVNGLPLLFMELKNISKEIRAAYEQNFKDYLDTIPRLFHHNAFVVLANGVDAKIGSVTSRFEHFHEWKRLAEEQPGAVDMETLLKGVCEKTNFMDLLENFILFDDSAGKTKKILSRNHQFLGVNRAIEAVSARKKRNGKLGVFWHTQGAGKSYSMVMFARKVHRRLGANFTFVVLTDREDLDTQIYKTFAGCGVVDHDRDPCRAASGEHLSRLIAQHKSHIFSLIQKFNREVYPNEGYTKRDDIIVMTDEAHRTQYGTLALNMRNALPNAAYIGFTGTPLFKDDQITRRVFGEYVSTYDFQRAVEDKATVPLYYDTRGDKLGVAVGDLNERIAEKLEALETDDVDVEQRLEQELKRDYHIITAGKRLDQVARDFVKHYSTAWETGKAMLVCIDKITCVRMHRLIEFYWNERMHKLEAALSSTTDEQDEQYRRRQIMWMRSTRMAVVVSEEQGEIEKFNKWDLDITLHRRLIKEGMDLPEEMHQQPQFRNMQRLTLEDAFKAEAHPFRVAIVCAMWLTGFDVPSLSTLYLDKPLRAHTLMQAIARANRVNEGKNNGLIVDYCGILKNLRKALAIFAGIGDGARSGTDDEIDPAKPEAELLADLVEAIAFVRSFLSERNTSLDDIMTQTGFERNAAILAAKEAANENDETRKRFEVMCREVFSKFKACLTVEGINDHRREYETINIVYKSLQEDRKKADISDIMRQLHRIVDEAIVVEPDQVANEQAPYDISMIDFDLLRREFERSPAKRTTVQNFKSAIELRLRRLLEQNPLRTNFQQHYEKIVSEYNREKDRATIEKTFEALLHFVETMSEEEKRAIREGLDEESLAIFDLLRKEALIPSDIDRIKKVSVELLKNLKTEKLKIDHWRDKEATRDAVRVSIRDFLWSDETGLPVDAYDENEVNCKAEAVFVHVYRAYPTVPSPYYAAMAT, from the coding sequence ATGAACGAATACACCGAGGACACCCTGGTCCAGCAGACAACGGCCGAGTACCTTGAACAGGAGCTTGGCTGGCGATCGGTCTACGCCTACAACACTGAGGATTTAGGGCCGGACAGCCTGCTGGGACGGGAGTCGGATCGCGAGGTGGTGTTAACGCGCATCCTGCGCGAGAAGTTGATCGACTTCAATCCCAATCTACCTGAATCCGCCTATGATGATGCCGTAAGGCAGCTCACCGCCACGGTGGCCACCCAGACCCTTGCAGCCACTAACCGGGAAAAATATGGCCTCGTGCGCGACGGGGTTCAAGTCGTTTTTCGTAACGACAGGGGGGAACGAGAACGCCGGCGGCTGAAGATTTTCGATTTTAACGAACCGGCCAACAACGATTTTCTTTGTGTGCGGGAGTTATGGGTAAAGGGCGACCTTTATCGGCGTAGGGCCGACATTGTGGGATTTGTCAATGGCTTGCCCCTATTGTTCATGGAGCTAAAAAACATCAGTAAGGAGATTCGTGCGGCCTATGAGCAAAACTTCAAGGATTACCTGGATACAATCCCGCGCCTGTTCCATCACAACGCATTCGTGGTGCTGGCCAATGGCGTGGATGCCAAGATCGGATCGGTGACCAGCCGCTTCGAGCATTTTCACGAGTGGAAACGCCTGGCCGAGGAGCAGCCAGGTGCCGTGGATATGGAAACCTTGCTCAAAGGGGTGTGCGAGAAAACGAACTTCATGGATCTGCTGGAAAACTTCATCCTCTTTGACGACTCGGCTGGCAAAACAAAAAAGATCCTGTCGCGAAACCATCAGTTCCTGGGCGTAAACCGGGCCATTGAGGCGGTTTCCGCCCGCAAAAAACGCAATGGCAAGCTGGGTGTATTTTGGCATACCCAGGGGGCGGGAAAAAGCTACTCCATGGTGATGTTCGCCCGCAAGGTTCATCGCCGGCTGGGTGCCAATTTCACCTTTGTGGTGTTGACCGACCGCGAAGATCTGGATACGCAGATTTACAAAACCTTTGCCGGGTGCGGTGTCGTGGACCACGATCGCGACCCGTGCCGTGCCGCCAGCGGTGAGCACCTCAGCCGGTTGATAGCTCAGCATAAGTCCCATATTTTTTCGTTGATCCAAAAGTTCAACCGGGAGGTGTACCCGAACGAGGGGTACACAAAACGCGATGATATCATTGTCATGACAGATGAGGCCCACCGCACCCAGTACGGGACATTGGCGCTGAACATGCGCAATGCCCTGCCCAATGCCGCTTACATCGGATTCACCGGTACACCGTTGTTCAAAGATGACCAGATCACGCGGCGGGTGTTCGGGGAATATGTGTCCACCTATGATTTTCAACGGGCCGTGGAGGATAAGGCCACGGTGCCGCTCTATTACGATACTCGGGGGGATAAGCTCGGCGTGGCGGTGGGCGACCTGAATGAACGCATTGCCGAGAAGCTGGAAGCGCTGGAAACTGACGACGTGGATGTGGAACAGCGCCTGGAACAGGAACTCAAGCGCGATTACCATATCATCACCGCCGGCAAACGGCTCGACCAGGTGGCACGGGATTTTGTGAAACACTATTCAACTGCCTGGGAAACCGGCAAGGCCATGCTGGTTTGTATCGATAAGATAACCTGCGTGCGGATGCATCGGCTTATAGAGTTCTATTGGAACGAGAGAATGCATAAACTAGAAGCGGCATTGTCGTCGACCACCGATGAACAGGATGAGCAGTACAGACGACGCCAGATCATGTGGATGCGTAGTACGCGTATGGCGGTTGTGGTTAGCGAAGAGCAAGGAGAGATAGAAAAGTTCAACAAATGGGATCTGGACATTACCCTCCATCGTCGTTTGATCAAGGAAGGAATGGATCTGCCGGAGGAGATGCACCAACAGCCGCAATTTCGCAACATGCAGCGACTGACTTTGGAGGATGCCTTCAAGGCTGAAGCCCATCCTTTCAGGGTTGCCATTGTTTGTGCCATGTGGCTGACGGGCTTCGATGTGCCAAGCTTATCGACGCTTTATCTGGATAAACCGCTCAGGGCCCACACGTTGATGCAGGCCATCGCCCGGGCCAACCGCGTGAACGAGGGTAAGAATAATGGGCTGATCGTGGACTATTGTGGCATCCTGAAAAACCTGCGCAAGGCACTGGCGATCTTTGCCGGCATAGGAGATGGCGCTCGTAGCGGTACAGATGACGAAATCGACCCCGCCAAACCCGAAGCGGAACTCCTGGCCGACCTGGTTGAAGCCATTGCTTTTGTGAGGAGCTTTCTTTCTGAGCGGAACACTTCGCTGGACGACATCATGACCCAGACCGGCTTTGAGCGGAATGCGGCCATCCTTGCTGCCAAGGAAGCGGCCAACGAAAACGACGAAACACGGAAACGGTTTGAGGTGATGTGCCGCGAGGTGTTCAGCAAATTTAAGGCCTGTCTCACGGTTGAAGGTATAAATGATCACAGGCGTGAATATGAGACCATCAATATCGTGTATAAGAGCTTGCAGGAGGATCGGAAAAAAGCGGATATTTCCGATATTATGAGGCAGCTGCATCGGATCGTTGACGAGGCGATTGTTGTTGAACCCGATCAAGTGGCCAATGAACAAGCCCCTTATGATATCAGCATGATCGATTTTGATCTGCTACGACGTGAATTTGAGCGAAGCCCGGCCAAACGGACCACCGTGCAAAATTTCAAGTCGGCAATTGAACTACGTCTGCGACGTCTGTTGGAGCAGAACCCTCTGCGTACGAACTTTCAACAGCACTATGAGAAAATCGTTTCTGAATATAACCGCGAAAAAGATCGGGCGACGATCGAAAAGACCTTCGAAGCGTTGCTACATTTCGTGGAAACTATGAGCGAGGAAGAGAAACGTGCCATTCGTGAAGGGCTCGACGAGGAGTCTCTGGCTATCTTTGATCTGCTTCGGAAGGAAGCATTGATCCCATCCGACATTGATCGAATTAAAAAAGTATCAGTGGAATTACTTAAAAATTTGAAAACCGAAAAGCTGAAGATCGACCATTGGCGGGACAAAGAGGCAACCCGGGATGCGGTCCGGGTTTCCATCCGGGATTTCCTATGGAGCGATGAAACGGGGCTGCCGGTCGATGCCTATGACGAAAATGAAGTTAACTGCAAGGCTGAAGCTGTCTTTGTTCATGTTTATCGGGCTTATCCTACGGTACCATCCCCGTATTATGCGGCGATGGCAACATGA
- a CDS encoding S8 family peptidase: MKDHFLKKILEYAEENTEKGRPKNADLINSIADIRKALSIESFWQDAKSLIPDHTPQWCEIWLSNDTDAVISGFETLLKKLQLPSKTGIIRFPERAVKLVLANRDQLAQLSQLSDDIAEYRRAKSTAEFWTGLRNKDQAEWVRDLLERTRYELVPDVSVCILDTGVNNGHPIIGPVLSDVDCQAVDPSWGTHDHDKHGTLMAGIAAYGDLVEALSGNNPINLNHCLESVKILPPEGANPTELWGHITSQGISRAEIKAPDRKRIHCMAVAAADTRDQGRPSSWSGQLDQIAAGTNDDTRRLLIVSAGNADPAGWAEYPSSQLTDSIHDPGQSWNALTVGAYTELDAIQDRTFEDYNPMAPKSGLSPFSTTSLCWEDNKWPNKPEIVLEGGNLASDANGFATECDDLSLLSTYYDPQRSHFHPFNMTSAATAQGAWMAARIQAQYPEFWPETIRALLVHSASWPEGLWQQFSGDGSKTALKKLLSICGYGVPNLERALFSASNSLTLIAQAELQPFDKKRDDSGNPTSGYRTKDMHLYELPWPKDVLRGLPDETDVEMRVTLSYFIEPGPGEIGWQDRYRYASHALRFELNSPGEGKEELIKRINKASRDEEEGHPGTASASKYWRIGQARDRGSIHSDIWQGTAQELADSHIIAIYPRIGWWRERAHLKRWDRRTRYALVVSITTPEERIDLYTPVAIQVGIAVPIEIPVRAKGEQ, from the coding sequence ATGAAAGATCACTTCCTGAAGAAAATCCTGGAATACGCTGAAGAGAATACTGAAAAAGGGCGGCCAAAGAATGCCGACCTGATCAACAGCATAGCGGATATCCGAAAAGCGCTCTCCATCGAATCCTTCTGGCAGGATGCAAAATCCCTGATTCCCGACCACACGCCTCAATGGTGTGAAATCTGGTTGAGTAACGATACCGATGCGGTCATTTCGGGTTTTGAAACACTCCTAAAAAAATTACAATTGCCATCGAAGACCGGGATTATCCGCTTCCCGGAACGGGCCGTTAAACTCGTTTTGGCCAATCGCGATCAATTGGCCCAGCTTTCACAATTATCCGATGACATTGCCGAATACAGGCGGGCAAAAAGCACTGCCGAATTCTGGACGGGATTGCGGAACAAGGACCAAGCCGAGTGGGTACGTGATCTGTTGGAGCGAACGCGATATGAACTGGTCCCTGATGTTTCCGTATGCATCCTGGACACTGGCGTAAACAACGGTCATCCCATCATTGGACCGGTTCTAAGCGATGTCGACTGCCAGGCTGTAGATCCGTCATGGGGGACCCATGACCACGATAAACACGGCACATTGATGGCCGGGATAGCAGCTTATGGCGATCTGGTCGAAGCGCTTTCAGGCAACAACCCAATAAACCTCAACCACTGCCTTGAATCCGTCAAAATTCTCCCGCCGGAAGGTGCCAACCCAACCGAATTGTGGGGACATATCACGTCACAGGGAATCAGTCGGGCTGAGATCAAGGCACCGGATCGAAAACGAATCCACTGTATGGCCGTGGCTGCCGCGGATACCCGCGACCAGGGCCGGCCGAGTTCCTGGTCAGGACAATTGGATCAGATTGCCGCCGGGACGAACGATGATACTCGAAGGTTGCTGATCGTCAGTGCCGGCAATGCAGACCCGGCTGGATGGGCAGAATATCCGAGCTCTCAGCTGACCGACTCGATTCATGATCCGGGTCAATCCTGGAATGCATTGACGGTTGGCGCCTATACCGAACTGGACGCCATTCAGGATCGAACGTTTGAAGACTATAACCCGATGGCTCCCAAAAGCGGGCTGTCTCCTTTTTCAACCACATCATTGTGCTGGGAAGACAACAAATGGCCGAACAAGCCGGAAATCGTGCTTGAAGGTGGCAACCTGGCTAGCGATGCAAATGGTTTTGCTACGGAATGTGACGATCTTTCCTTGCTCTCCACCTATTATGATCCACAAAGAAGTCATTTTCACCCATTCAATATGACCAGTGCTGCAACAGCCCAGGGTGCCTGGATGGCTGCCCGGATTCAGGCCCAGTACCCTGAATTCTGGCCGGAAACCATTCGCGCCCTGCTGGTACACTCCGCCAGTTGGCCTGAGGGCCTTTGGCAACAGTTTAGCGGTGATGGATCGAAAACCGCCCTGAAGAAACTGCTCAGCATATGCGGTTATGGTGTGCCCAACCTGGAACGTGCACTTTTCAGTGCATCCAACAGTCTGACTTTGATCGCCCAGGCCGAATTACAGCCCTTTGACAAAAAAAGAGATGATTCAGGAAATCCAACGTCCGGCTACCGGACCAAGGATATGCACTTGTATGAATTGCCCTGGCCAAAAGATGTGTTGCGCGGCCTGCCGGATGAAACGGACGTGGAGATGCGGGTGACGCTTTCCTATTTCATCGAGCCCGGCCCCGGCGAGATCGGATGGCAGGATCGATATCGCTACGCATCCCACGCGTTGCGGTTCGAACTGAATTCACCTGGCGAAGGAAAAGAGGAGTTGATCAAAAGAATCAATAAGGCCTCCAGGGACGAAGAGGAAGGTCATCCGGGCACCGCGAGCGCTTCCAAGTACTGGAGGATCGGTCAGGCACGCGATAGAGGCTCGATACATTCTGATATCTGGCAGGGTACGGCGCAAGAACTGGCGGATTCCCATATTATTGCGATTTATCCGCGTATTGGTTGGTGGCGGGAGCGGGCCCATCTAAAGCGTTGGGATCGCCGGACACGGTATGCCCTGGTTGTGTCGATTACCACGCCGGAGGAGCGCATTGACCTTTACACGCCCGTAGCCATTCAGGTCGGCATCGCCGTGCCGATTGAAATACCGGTTCGGGCAAAAGGTGAGCAATGA